Proteins co-encoded in one Haladaptatus sp. ZSTT2 genomic window:
- the pdhA gene encoding pyruvate dehydrogenase (acetyl-transferring) E1 component subunit alpha: MSTLQRDPSDQVQILDDEGNVLEGATVPDLDDETLVSMYQNMTLARRFDQRAVSLQRQGRMGTYPPLSGQEGAQIGSVMALEDEDWMFPSYREHGAALIRGLPLKQTLLYWMGHEDGNKPPEDVNIFTASVPIATQVLHATGAAWASKLKGENKAFICYFGDGATSEGDFHEGLNFAGVFDTPNIFFCNNNQWAISVPRERQTAAKTIAQKAVAYGFEGVQVDGMDPLAVYKVTKDAVDKAKDPQGELRPTLIEAVQYRFGAHTTADDPTVYRDDDEVEHWKKKDPIPRLEKYLRGEGLLDDEKVEAIEQEIEDDVAEAIAEAEAVPRPSPDEIFSHVFEEMPARVRAQWEDFEQLREMYGDEKLLEE; this comes from the coding sequence GTGAGCACGCTTCAGCGTGACCCCAGCGACCAGGTACAGATTCTCGACGATGAGGGCAACGTCTTAGAAGGTGCAACCGTCCCCGACCTCGACGACGAGACGCTCGTGAGCATGTACCAGAACATGACACTCGCGCGTCGATTCGACCAGCGGGCGGTCAGTCTCCAGCGCCAAGGCCGGATGGGAACCTACCCCCCACTCTCGGGGCAGGAAGGAGCCCAGATTGGCAGCGTCATGGCGCTCGAAGACGAAGACTGGATGTTCCCCTCCTACCGCGAACACGGTGCCGCACTCATTCGCGGCCTTCCACTCAAACAGACCCTCCTCTACTGGATGGGTCACGAAGACGGCAACAAACCGCCGGAAGATGTGAACATCTTCACCGCCTCCGTCCCGATTGCGACGCAGGTGCTCCACGCCACCGGTGCCGCGTGGGCCTCGAAGCTCAAAGGCGAGAACAAGGCGTTCATCTGCTACTTCGGTGACGGCGCGACGAGCGAAGGCGACTTCCACGAAGGCCTCAACTTCGCGGGCGTCTTCGACACGCCGAACATCTTCTTCTGTAACAACAACCAGTGGGCGATTTCGGTGCCCCGCGAACGCCAGACTGCGGCGAAAACCATCGCCCAGAAGGCCGTTGCCTACGGCTTTGAGGGCGTCCAAGTTGACGGCATGGACCCGCTCGCCGTCTACAAGGTCACGAAAGACGCCGTGGACAAGGCAAAAGACCCACAGGGCGAACTTCGCCCGACGCTCATCGAGGCCGTCCAGTACCGCTTCGGGGCGCACACCACGGCCGACGACCCGACCGTCTACCGCGACGACGACGAGGTCGAACACTGGAAGAAGAAAGACCCGATTCCGCGCTTAGAGAAGTACCTCCGCGGCGAGGGATTGCTTGACGACGAGAAAGTCGAGGCCATCGAGCAGGAAATCGAAGACGACGTGGCAGAGGCCATCGCTGAGGCAGAGGCCGTCCCGCGTCCATCACCCGACGAAATCTTCTCCCACGTCTTCGAGGAGATGCCCGCTCGCGTCCGTGCCCAGTGGGAGGACTTCGAACAGCTCCGCGAGATGTACGGCGACGAAAAACTCTTGGAGGAATAA
- the lipA gene encoding lipoyl synthase produces the protein MSRSRKPDWLKMRPPSGQQFTKIKQTLREHNLHTVCEEASCPNLGDCWSGRNGPGTATFMLMGDRCSRGCNFCDVQTGGMEPLDEDEPANVAEAIAEIGLDYVVLTSVDRDDLPDQGAGHFAETIREIKRRDPGILVEVLIPDFQGEPELVQKIIDANPDVIAHNIETCERLQWPVRDKRAAYDQSLSVLEQVADESNIYTKTSIMLGVGEYDHEVYQTLSDLRESDVDIVTLGQYLQPSRRHLDVSEFVHPDRFDVWRQVAEDELGFLYCASGPMVRSSYKAGELFVDAILREGKTVEQAREEARAASQSA, from the coding sequence ATGAGTCGCTCGCGGAAGCCTGACTGGCTGAAGATGCGCCCGCCATCCGGCCAGCAGTTCACCAAAATCAAGCAAACCCTGCGCGAGCACAACCTCCACACCGTGTGCGAGGAGGCCAGTTGCCCGAATCTTGGCGACTGCTGGAGTGGTCGCAACGGGCCGGGCACGGCGACGTTCATGCTGATGGGCGACCGCTGTTCGCGGGGCTGTAACTTTTGTGACGTACAGACCGGCGGGATGGAACCGCTCGACGAGGACGAACCCGCGAACGTGGCAGAAGCTATCGCCGAGATTGGCCTAGACTACGTCGTGCTCACCTCAGTCGACCGCGACGACCTCCCCGACCAAGGGGCGGGCCACTTCGCCGAAACCATCCGCGAAATCAAGCGCCGCGACCCGGGCATCCTCGTCGAAGTGCTAATTCCCGATTTCCAGGGCGAACCCGAGTTAGTGCAAAAAATCATCGACGCGAACCCGGACGTCATCGCCCACAACATCGAGACGTGCGAACGCCTCCAGTGGCCGGTTCGGGACAAGCGGGCGGCCTACGACCAGAGCCTCTCGGTGCTCGAACAGGTCGCAGACGAGTCGAATATTTACACGAAGACGAGCATCATGCTCGGCGTTGGCGAGTACGACCACGAGGTGTACCAGACGCTCTCTGACCTCCGGGAGTCAGACGTGGACATTGTCACGCTCGGCCAGTATCTCCAGCCGTCGCGTCGCCACCTCGATGTGTCCGAGTTCGTCCACCCAGACCGGTTCGACGTCTGGCGGCAGGTGGCAGAAGACGAACTCGGCTTCCTCTACTGTGCCAGCGGGCCGATGGTTCGGTCTTCGTACAAGGCTGGCGAGCTGTTCGTCGATGCCATCCTGCGCGAAGGCAAGACCGTAGAGCAGGCACGCGAAGAGGCGCGGGCGGCGTCACAGTCGGCCTGA
- a CDS encoding MATE family efflux transporter, whose protein sequence is MWRPSFELSPADITDGPLLRALLVLSTPLLVQNFVQVVVQIVDLIFLGRLSGDAVAAVGLVAPAVALLFAISIFIPYVGTQIRVSQRIGGDNLTGARQSFGSGIYITLGMGVVLGALAFLAARPLTTLLVSTNPLSVDGAVPAMAAVYLGVIALGLPLIALGDTLEAGLVAWGDSRASLWMNLTSVVVNIVLDPLLIFGYGPLEGLGVAGAALATVIGYTTGMALGLVLILRGRNGGMLSAQSFVFDMAELRSIFSVGLPTAVQQSANQIVRLIIVVVVFAVGGVAGIAAYVVGARVASVAFIPAQGLQQAAQSIVGQNLGAKKVERAKQTTWLGVQLAAGGLALIGLVQWLFPATLTTLFVPELSEESLALSIEYLRILAYGYPALGAIYLFQAGFNGASRTKVSMFASLIQYWGVRLPIAAVGGLVLSFGMDAVFWAVTLSNITAAVGLGVYFYHSSSTGMFKRASASAAD, encoded by the coding sequence ATGTGGCGTCCAAGCTTTGAGCTCTCTCCGGCCGATATCACCGATGGGCCGTTACTCCGCGCGTTGCTGGTTCTCTCGACTCCGCTACTGGTTCAGAATTTCGTGCAGGTCGTCGTCCAAATCGTTGACCTCATCTTCCTCGGTCGGTTGAGCGGTGACGCCGTCGCTGCGGTGGGACTCGTCGCGCCTGCGGTGGCGCTGTTGTTCGCCATTTCTATCTTCATCCCCTACGTTGGGACGCAGATTCGCGTCTCTCAACGCATCGGTGGCGACAACCTCACTGGCGCACGCCAGTCGTTCGGCTCTGGCATCTACATCACTCTTGGAATGGGCGTCGTACTCGGCGCACTCGCCTTTCTCGCCGCCCGCCCGCTCACCACCCTTCTCGTGAGTACGAACCCACTGAGCGTGGATGGAGCGGTTCCGGCGATGGCCGCCGTGTATCTCGGCGTCATCGCGCTCGGACTCCCGCTTATCGCGCTCGGCGACACGCTCGAAGCCGGACTCGTCGCATGGGGTGACTCGCGCGCGTCGCTCTGGATGAATCTCACGTCGGTCGTCGTGAACATCGTTCTCGACCCGCTGCTCATCTTCGGCTACGGCCCACTCGAAGGGCTTGGCGTGGCGGGTGCGGCGCTTGCCACCGTCATTGGCTACACAACCGGAATGGCCCTTGGCCTCGTGCTCATCCTCCGCGGGCGAAACGGCGGCATGCTCTCTGCGCAGTCGTTCGTGTTCGACATGGCGGAACTGCGCTCCATCTTCAGCGTGGGGCTTCCCACGGCCGTCCAACAGAGCGCGAACCAGATTGTGCGCCTCATCATCGTCGTCGTCGTCTTCGCCGTTGGCGGCGTCGCGGGTATCGCCGCATACGTTGTCGGGGCGCGCGTGGCGAGCGTCGCGTTCATCCCCGCACAGGGCCTGCAACAAGCCGCCCAGAGCATCGTCGGGCAGAACCTCGGCGCGAAGAAAGTAGAGCGGGCGAAGCAGACGACGTGGCTCGGCGTCCAACTCGCCGCCGGTGGGCTCGCGCTCATCGGACTTGTCCAGTGGCTGTTCCCAGCCACGCTCACGACGCTGTTCGTCCCCGAACTCTCAGAAGAAAGCCTCGCGCTCTCGATCGAGTACCTGCGCATCCTCGCCTACGGCTATCCTGCGCTGGGGGCGATCTACCTGTTTCAGGCAGGATTCAACGGCGCAAGCCGGACGAAGGTCAGCATGTTCGCCTCGCTCATCCAGTACTGGGGCGTGCGCCTACCTATCGCCGCCGTTGGCGGCCTCGTCCTCTCGTTTGGCATGGACGCCGTGTTCTGGGCGGTGACACTCTCTAATATCACCGCCGCCGTTGGACTCGGCGTCTATTTCTATCACTCGTCGAGCACGGGCATGTTCAAACGGGCGAGTGCAAGCGCGGCCGACTAG
- a CDS encoding DEAD/DEAH box helicase translates to MKVAEAIPQFEAVFPFEEFNQMQREALPAILHREENLVASAPTASGKTALAELAICKALADGGKALFIAPLRALTNEKESEWERFEDLGYSVYVVTGERDLNSRRAERADILVMTPEKTDSATRKHDSPRYSFITDVTCCIIDEVHLLDSDRRGSVLEVTVSRLRRLCNPRIVALSATMPNIQDVADWLGAVPETTLEFDDAYRPVDLHADVQTYTHGDNSFADKYRRLYRAIDLAEPHIRDGGQALVFVASRQDTVQAAKKARDELAERDIPIGARGDYDFHTDAQKLQNNTLQNSVTDGVAFHHAGLSKEDKDAVEQWFREGKIQLLFSTSTLAWGVNLPARCVVIRDTKLHDPLEGEVDMSPLDVLQMLGRAGRPGYDDVGYGWVVCDRSEADKYRKLLREGKEIESRLADDLDAHLNAEISMGTLRDLDDVMSWLDTTFYAVRARSKPEEYDFAGLRDRVRDALSGLVSRGFVEMDDNLGVDGTGLGVLASKFYLRLATAERFKRLADRDFVDEAAILETVACAAEFDSVSARQSERDAINAILVGQNTPDSMEPGQRKVLAILRASMNGGTPPELRSDAWVIQQNARRLLAAMQSFLERFDTAETANLARRVEARVETGISSAAVGLTAIDGVGSGRAHKLAGEGIETPEDVRAAGVDGLIDAGLSEGVAERVFKAARKLPSVELDWGDFPETISTGQNDMREVHVKNVGKGARAGLRVTGNDTEVSSKASYLGEDTLLVPVFGGNFEEIEYAVHIAFPDLPLLPQIERKTVRVN, encoded by the coding sequence GTGAAAGTCGCAGAGGCAATCCCGCAGTTCGAAGCCGTGTTCCCGTTCGAGGAGTTCAACCAGATGCAACGCGAGGCGTTGCCCGCGATTTTACACCGCGAGGAGAACCTCGTCGCGAGCGCGCCCACGGCGAGTGGAAAAACCGCGCTTGCCGAACTCGCAATCTGTAAAGCTCTCGCAGACGGCGGGAAGGCGCTGTTCATCGCGCCGCTTCGCGCGCTCACCAACGAGAAAGAGTCCGAGTGGGAACGCTTCGAAGACCTCGGCTACTCCGTCTACGTCGTCACGGGCGAACGCGACCTGAACTCCCGGCGGGCAGAGCGAGCCGACATCCTCGTGATGACCCCCGAGAAGACGGACTCGGCCACCCGCAAACACGACTCGCCGCGCTACTCGTTTATCACCGACGTGACCTGCTGTATCATCGACGAGGTACACCTGCTCGACTCAGACCGCAGAGGCAGCGTTCTCGAAGTCACCGTCTCGCGGCTCCGTCGGCTGTGTAATCCGCGCATCGTCGCGCTCTCTGCGACCATGCCGAACATCCAAGACGTGGCCGATTGGCTCGGGGCCGTCCCCGAAACCACCCTTGAGTTCGACGACGCCTACCGCCCGGTTGACCTCCACGCAGACGTCCAGACGTACACCCACGGAGACAACTCCTTTGCCGACAAGTATCGCAGACTCTACCGCGCTATCGACCTCGCAGAACCGCACATCAGAGACGGCGGACAGGCGCTCGTCTTCGTGGCCAGCCGCCAAGACACGGTGCAGGCGGCGAAAAAAGCCCGCGACGAACTCGCAGAACGCGACATCCCGATTGGCGCACGCGGCGACTACGATTTTCATACGGACGCCCAGAAACTCCAGAACAACACGCTCCAAAATTCGGTGACAGACGGCGTTGCATTCCATCACGCGGGCCTCTCGAAAGAGGACAAGGACGCCGTCGAACAGTGGTTCCGCGAGGGCAAAATACAGCTTTTATTCTCCACGTCCACGCTCGCGTGGGGGGTGAACCTTCCTGCCAGATGTGTTGTCATCCGCGACACCAAACTCCACGACCCACTCGAAGGCGAGGTGGACATGAGCCCGCTCGACGTGCTCCAGATGCTCGGACGCGCCGGGCGACCGGGCTACGACGACGTGGGCTACGGCTGGGTGGTGTGTGACCGTTCCGAGGCCGATAAGTACCGCAAACTGCTCCGCGAGGGCAAGGAAATCGAGTCCCGACTCGCAGACGACTTGGACGCCCACCTCAACGCAGAAATTTCGATGGGTACGCTGCGCGACTTAGACGACGTGATGAGCTGGCTTGACACCACGTTCTACGCCGTTCGCGCCCGCTCGAAACCAGAGGAGTACGACTTCGCGGGCCTCCGCGACCGCGTGCGCGACGCGCTCTCGGGCCTCGTTTCTCGGGGGTTCGTCGAGATGGACGACAATTTGGGCGTCGACGGCACGGGCCTCGGCGTGCTCGCCTCGAAGTTCTACCTCAGACTTGCCACCGCAGAACGTTTCAAACGCCTCGCCGACCGCGACTTCGTGGACGAGGCCGCGATTCTCGAAACCGTCGCCTGCGCCGCCGAGTTCGACAGCGTGAGCGCGCGTCAGTCAGAGCGCGACGCCATCAACGCTATCCTCGTCGGCCAGAACACGCCCGACAGCATGGAACCCGGCCAGCGCAAAGTGCTCGCCATCTTGAGAGCCAGCATGAACGGCGGGACGCCGCCGGAACTCCGCTCTGATGCGTGGGTCATCCAACAGAACGCCCGCCGCCTGCTCGCGGCGATGCAGTCGTTCTTAGAACGCTTCGACACCGCAGAAACCGCGAACCTCGCACGCCGGGTCGAAGCCCGCGTGGAAACCGGGATTTCGAGCGCCGCCGTCGGCCTCACCGCCATCGACGGCGTCGGCTCGGGGCGTGCGCACAAACTCGCTGGAGAGGGCATCGAAACGCCAGAAGACGTGCGCGCCGCGGGTGTAGACGGCCTCATCGACGCCGGGCTCTCTGAGGGTGTTGCAGAGCGCGTCTTCAAAGCCGCCCGCAAACTCCCGAGCGTCGAACTCGACTGGGGGGACTTCCCTGAAACCATCTCGACGGGGCAAAACGACATGCGCGAAGTCCACGTCAAGAACGTCGGCAAGGGCGCACGCGCCGGGCTTCGAGTGACGGGCAACGACACGGAAGTTTCTTCGAAGGCGTCGTATCTTGGCGAGGACACGCTGCTCGTTCCCGTTTTCGGCGGCAACTTCGAGGAGATTGAGTACGCGGTCCACATCGCGTTCCCCGACCTGCCGTTGTTGCCGCAGATTGAGCGAAAAACTGTCCGCGTGAACTGA
- a CDS encoding DUF91 domain-containing protein, protein MPDSIRVLAGDCTMSVEGTREQTARGHVVVIAKPDNTLLIHDADGYQPVAWLTRADSLSMSESAIIATDGDETLTVTIHDEHTEARVPASEAGTPVGTCPACEGTLLKTRKSVSCLGCDASYGLPQHADIHDEQCDDCGLPKMCATHGQAFELCIDRSCESLDGLIQAEFDGKWQSPKCGGDLNILRRGSLIAGCENYPECETGFAFPTGLHAGDCPCGLPQFETASGHRCLDATCDAV, encoded by the coding sequence ATGCCCGACTCGATTCGCGTCCTCGCTGGCGACTGTACGATGAGCGTCGAAGGTACCCGCGAACAGACCGCTCGCGGCCACGTCGTGGTGATTGCAAAGCCCGACAATACGCTCCTCATCCACGACGCAGACGGCTACCAGCCCGTCGCGTGGCTCACCCGCGCCGATTCCCTGTCGATGAGCGAGTCTGCCATCATCGCAACCGACGGCGACGAGACGCTCACGGTCACAATTCATGACGAACACACCGAAGCTCGCGTTCCGGCGAGCGAAGCGGGAACGCCGGTCGGCACCTGTCCCGCGTGCGAAGGCACACTCCTCAAAACCCGAAAATCCGTCTCGTGTCTTGGGTGTGATGCATCCTATGGCCTGCCCCAGCACGCAGACATTCATGACGAACAGTGCGACGACTGCGGCCTGCCAAAAATGTGCGCCACCCACGGACAGGCATTCGAGCTCTGTATCGACCGCTCGTGTGAGTCGCTTGACGGGCTGATTCAAGCCGAGTTCGACGGGAAATGGCAGAGTCCCAAGTGCGGCGGCGACCTGAACATCCTCCGACGGGGCAGCCTCATCGCCGGATGTGAAAACTATCCAGAGTGCGAGACGGGCTTTGCGTTCCCGACCGGTCTCCACGCGGGCGACTGTCCGTGTGGCCTGCCCCAATTCGAAACGGCGTCGGGTCATCGGTGTCTCGACGCCACCTGCGACGCGGTCTGA
- the endA gene encoding tRNA-intron lyase, whose protein sequence is MNGTLEDGVVHVGGNARQQYYDARGYGRPLGGNEVELDPVEAAHLLFRGDLDTVDGMDFQAFFSHVTGDGFAVRFQVYRDLRDRGFYLSPAREGWVEPTDDEDFVVFPRGNGPWNDEIAYRIRAVGERQRVPAASLGTLVLAVVDEEGEITYFDTDELNIDGSSTFDLPACSGTLIDDRVVVWEPPSDLYASAFYGQPLGGRRMEDGPVQLSLLEAAYLAANGTLSVEGGVDAIVERGREAEGDRFDRRLTVYTELRDRDVVPKTGFKFGADFRTYAEVESVSDLSHSEYLIRVLERDHAFALRELALDVRLAHGVRKRMVFALTDANDGTETWLSVGRLTP, encoded by the coding sequence ATGAACGGCACGCTCGAAGACGGCGTCGTCCACGTTGGCGGGAACGCCCGCCAGCAGTACTACGACGCCCGTGGTTACGGCCGCCCGCTCGGGGGCAACGAGGTCGAACTCGACCCCGTCGAAGCGGCGCACCTGCTCTTTCGCGGCGACCTTGACACGGTCGATGGGATGGACTTTCAGGCGTTTTTCTCCCACGTCACCGGCGACGGCTTCGCCGTCCGCTTTCAGGTCTACCGCGACCTCCGCGACCGCGGCTTCTATCTCTCTCCCGCACGCGAGGGCTGGGTCGAACCGACCGACGACGAGGACTTCGTAGTCTTCCCCCGCGGCAACGGCCCGTGGAACGACGAGATAGCCTATCGCATCCGCGCCGTTGGCGAGCGCCAACGCGTTCCCGCGGCTTCTTTGGGAACTCTCGTCCTCGCCGTGGTAGACGAGGAGGGTGAAATCACCTACTTCGACACCGACGAACTCAACATCGACGGCAGTTCGACGTTTGACCTCCCCGCCTGCTCGGGGACACTCATCGACGACCGCGTCGTCGTCTGGGAGCCGCCGAGCGACCTCTATGCGTCAGCGTTCTACGGCCAGCCACTCGGTGGTCGTCGGATGGAAGACGGCCCGGTGCAACTCTCGCTGCTCGAAGCCGCCTACCTCGCTGCCAACGGGACGCTCTCAGTCGAAGGAGGCGTTGACGCAATCGTTGAGCGCGGCCGCGAAGCCGAAGGCGACCGATTCGACCGTCGCCTGACGGTGTACACCGAACTGCGCGACCGGGACGTCGTCCCCAAAACGGGCTTCAAATTCGGCGCTGACTTCCGGACCTACGCCGAGGTGGAGTCGGTCTCCGACCTGAGCCACTCCGAGTACCTGATTCGCGTGCTCGAACGCGACCACGCCTTCGCCCTGCGCGAGTTGGCGCTCGACGTGCGACTCGCCCACGGGGTCAGAAAACGAATGGTTTTTGCGCTGACGGATGCGAACGACGGAACAGAGACCTGGTTGTCAGTAGGTCGACTCACACCATGA
- a CDS encoding tryptophan--tRNA ligase, giving the protein MTRDTDHNTGAAGETDATTLDPWGSSTIADYRKLFEEFGIEEFDELLADVENPHYLMRRGVIFGHRDYRAVLDAMAAGKPTAALSGFMPTGDPHIGHKLVFDEIIWHQQQGADAYALIADLEAHAARGLSWEEIDEHARDYLLSLLALGFDPEAGELYRQSENRGLQDLAFELGIKANFSELENIYGFDGETDVSHMQSVVTQMADILYPQLDEPKPTVIPVGPDQDPHVRLARDLAARMRFFGVTKAFASFEASGDELELLGAAHGALSADDGDTVRCEDAAAWLREHGNPDDDGFGSVVAKLDSAGKEPLEPRVRFVDRNATKEAFEALIEAVEGEKRVYDEHIDSFDLTREEAEALAREVELDNGGYGFYAPSSIYHRFMTGLTGGKMSSSIPASHISLLDDPQDGYDKVKSATTGGRSTAEEQRRLGGEADKCPVYELYAYLLAADDDAFAKKVYDECVGGERLCGGCKEQAAELMKEFLEDHQEKRAEVEHLLKDADIELVSSRR; this is encoded by the coding sequence ATGACACGCGATACAGACCACAACACGGGAGCAGCGGGCGAGACAGATGCGACGACGCTCGACCCGTGGGGTTCGTCGACCATCGCTGACTACCGAAAACTGTTCGAGGAGTTCGGCATTGAGGAGTTCGACGAATTGCTTGCCGACGTGGAGAATCCACATTACCTGATGCGACGGGGGGTCATCTTCGGCCACCGTGACTATCGGGCCGTCCTCGACGCGATGGCCGCGGGCAAGCCAACCGCTGCGCTCTCGGGATTCATGCCAACGGGCGACCCCCACATCGGCCACAAACTCGTTTTCGACGAAATCATCTGGCATCAACAGCAGGGCGCGGACGCCTACGCCCTGATTGCTGACTTAGAAGCCCACGCCGCCCGCGGCCTCTCGTGGGAAGAAATCGACGAACACGCCCGCGACTACCTACTGAGCCTGCTCGCGCTCGGCTTCGACCCTGAAGCAGGCGAACTGTATCGTCAATCAGAGAACCGCGGGCTGCAGGATCTCGCGTTCGAACTCGGCATCAAGGCCAACTTCTCCGAACTGGAGAACATCTACGGCTTCGACGGTGAGACGGACGTTTCGCATATGCAGAGCGTCGTGACGCAAATGGCGGACATTCTCTACCCTCAACTCGACGAACCGAAGCCGACGGTCATTCCCGTGGGGCCGGACCAAGACCCCCACGTTCGCCTCGCCCGTGACCTCGCCGCCCGGATGCGCTTCTTCGGCGTCACCAAAGCGTTCGCCAGTTTCGAAGCCAGTGGTGACGAACTCGAACTGCTCGGGGCGGCCCACGGCGCGCTCTCGGCCGACGACGGCGACACCGTCCGGTGTGAGGACGCCGCTGCATGGCTCCGCGAACACGGCAACCCCGACGACGACGGCTTCGGCAGCGTCGTCGCCAAACTCGACTCTGCCGGGAAAGAGCCGCTCGAACCACGGGTTCGGTTCGTTGACCGCAACGCCACCAAAGAGGCGTTCGAGGCGCTCATCGAAGCCGTCGAGGGCGAAAAACGCGTCTACGACGAACACATCGACTCGTTCGACCTCACCCGCGAGGAGGCAGAGGCGTTGGCCCGAGAGGTCGAACTCGACAACGGCGGCTACGGCTTCTACGCGCCGTCCTCGATTTATCACCGCTTCATGACCGGGCTCACTGGCGGGAAGATGTCCTCCTCGATTCCGGCGAGTCACATCAGTCTGCTCGACGACCCACAGGACGGCTACGACAAGGTGAAATCCGCGACGACGGGCGGCCGCTCGACGGCCGAAGAACAGCGCCGACTCGGCGGCGAGGCCGACAAGTGTCCCGTCTACGAACTGTACGCCTACCTGCTCGCCGCGGACGACGACGCCTTCGCGAAGAAGGTGTACGACGAGTGTGTCGGCGGCGAGCGCCTCTGTGGCGGCTGTAAAGAGCAGGCCGCAGAGCTGATGAAGGAGTTCTTAGAAGACCATCAAGAAAAGCGCGCAGAGGTCGAACACCTCCTCAAAGACGCGGACATCGAACTCGTCTCCTCGCGTCGCTGA
- the pheS gene encoding phenylalanine--tRNA ligase subunit alpha, translating into MKLPEPQVAVLEAASATDAQTFSRLAEATDLPAETVAGAAFALEAEGLVTVTEETDETVTITDEGRDYAEDGLPEVRLYEAALEQGAAEESVEMGRIIGASGLGGPQVNIALSNFARKGYGSIDSGAVSVNPDANPDADPEATALAALIAGNSVEDSDVLSQLSRRDLVEVAESTIRSVRLTDAGVDALMAGVEVAETVGRLTTEMLTSGDWQDVEFAEYNVEADAEEYRGGKEHILRQTANRVKDVLVGMGFQEMEGPHADSEFWINDCLFMPQDHPARTHWDQFALDVPPMDNLPEALLERVHDAHLYGAGEDGEGYHSPWTEDVARAIDLRGHTTSLSMRYLSGHEVGELEKPSRHFSVEKVYRNDTLDPTHLLEFYQIEGWVMADDLSVRDLMGTFTEFYEQFGITDLEFKPHYNPYTEPSFELFGRHPETGEIIEIGNSGIFRREVLDPLGVECDVMAWGLALERLLMLMHGFEDIRDVHGTLCDLDLLRNVEVVY; encoded by the coding sequence ATGAAACTACCCGAACCACAGGTCGCGGTCTTAGAGGCCGCGTCCGCCACAGACGCACAGACATTCTCCCGACTGGCGGAGGCCACCGACCTCCCCGCAGAGACGGTCGCCGGAGCCGCCTTCGCGCTCGAAGCCGAGGGCCTCGTTACCGTTACAGAGGAAACAGACGAGACCGTCACCATCACCGACGAAGGACGCGACTACGCCGAGGACGGCCTCCCCGAAGTCCGCCTCTACGAGGCAGCGCTCGAACAGGGCGCTGCCGAGGAATCAGTCGAGATGGGGCGCATCATCGGCGCCTCCGGCCTTGGCGGCCCACAGGTCAACATCGCGCTCTCGAATTTCGCGCGCAAAGGCTACGGCTCGATAGACAGCGGCGCAGTCTCGGTGAACCCTGACGCAAACCCCGACGCAGACCCAGAAGCGACCGCTCTCGCCGCACTCATCGCAGGTAATTCCGTCGAAGACAGCGACGTTCTCTCTCAGCTCTCTCGTCGTGACCTCGTCGAAGTCGCAGAATCGACCATCCGCTCTGTCCGCCTCACCGACGCTGGTGTCGATGCCCTGATGGCAGGGGTCGAAGTGGCAGAAACCGTTGGTCGGCTCACCACCGAGATGCTCACTTCCGGCGACTGGCAGGACGTCGAGTTCGCCGAATACAACGTCGAAGCCGACGCAGAGGAGTACCGCGGCGGCAAAGAACACATCCTCCGCCAGACGGCAAACCGCGTCAAAGACGTGCTCGTCGGCATGGGCTTCCAGGAGATGGAAGGCCCGCACGCGGATAGCGAGTTCTGGATTAACGACTGTCTGTTCATGCCCCAAGACCACCCGGCGCGCACCCACTGGGACCAGTTCGCCCTCGACGTGCCGCCGATGGACAACCTCCCCGAAGCCCTGCTCGAACGGGTGCACGACGCTCATCTCTACGGTGCGGGCGAGGACGGCGAGGGGTACCACTCGCCGTGGACCGAGGATGTCGCCCGCGCAATCGACCTTCGGGGGCACACCACCTCGCTCTCGATGCGGTATCTCTCCGGTCACGAGGTCGGGGAACTCGAAAAGCCGTCTCGGCACTTCTCCGTCGAGAAGGTGTACCGCAACGACACACTCGACCCGACCCACCTGCTCGAATTCTACCAAATCGAGGGCTGGGTCATGGCCGACGACCTCTCGGTGCGCGACCTGATGGGAACGTTCACCGAGTTCTACGAGCAGTTCGGCATCACCGACTTGGAGTTCAAACCGCACTACAACCCCTATACGGAACCGAGCTTCGAGCTATTCGGCCGCCACCCCGAGACCGGCGAAATCATCGAAATCGGGAACAGTGGCATCTTCCGCCGCGAAGTGCTCGACCCCCTCGGCGTCGAGTGCGATGTGATGGCGTGGGGACTTGCCTTAGAGCGGTTGCTCATGTTGATGCACGGCTTCGAAGACATCCGCGACGTACACGGCACGCTGTGTGACCTTGACCTGCTGCGAAACGTGGAGGTAGTCTACTAA